In Elusimicrobiota bacterium, the genomic window CGAGAACGAGTATTTCATTGCATCAGATATCCCTGCCGTTTTATCTTACACAAAAAAATTTATCTATCTTGCTGACGGCGATATTGTTGAATTGAAACGTAGTGGTTACAAAATCTATGATGTGAATGGGAACAGTGTAGACAGGAAAATAAATATAATTGACTGGGATTCTTTGATGGCTGAAAAAGCTGGCTATAAACATTTTATGCTGAAAGAAATTTTTGAACAGCCGCAGACGATAGAAGATACTTTTCGTGGTCGGCTTTCAGTAGAGGATATAAGCGAGTTTTTTACTGAACTTGGTGGTGGGCTTAATCCTGAAAAGATACGCGAGATAAACAGGGTGTCAATCGTCGCCTGTGGAACTTCTTATCATGCGGGGCTCGTCGGCAAATTCCTGTTTGAATCACTTTCAGGGCTTTACGCTGAAACTGACATCGGTTCTGAATTTCGGTATCGCGAGTTAATTTTAGACGATAAAACGCTGGTGCTCGCAATAAGTCAATCAGGCGAAACCGCTGATACTATCGCACCGTTAAGAGAGGCAAAAAAACATAATACAAAAACACTATCAATCTGTAATGTTATGGGCTCTACAATCACAAGGGATGCCTCGGCAACACTCTATACCAGATGCGGTCCTGAAATAGGTGTTGCATCTACAAAAGCATTCACAGGCCAACTTACTGCCTTGTATCTGTTAGCGGTTTATTTTGGGATTGTACGAGGCAAAATTACAAAAGAGTTCGCAATCAAATTTATAGATGCATTAGTAAAAATACCACACGATATCTCTAAAATTCTGGCAAAAGAAAATGAACTTAAACTAATCGCAAAAAGGTTTTGCAAAAAATCACATTTTCTCTATTTAGGCAGAGGACTTAATTATCCAATTGCGTTAGAAGGTGCGTTAAAATTAAAAGAGATTTCGTATATTCATGCAGAAGGGTATCCCGCAGGCGAGATGAAACACGGTCCGATTGCATTGATTGATGAAAATATGCCAGTTGTATGTATCGCAACACAAGGGAAGGTCTACGAAAAAGTTCTATCAAATATAGAAGAAGTAAAAGCACGCGAAGGGATTGTTATCGCACTCGCAACAGAAGATGATAAACTGATAAAAGCGAAATCGGACTATGTATTTTATATTCCTGAAACTGAAGAAATACTGTATCCACTGTTAAATATAATTCCACTTCAACTATTGGCATATCACATAG contains:
- the glmS gene encoding glutamine--fructose-6-phosphate transaminase (isomerizing), which encodes MCGIVGYVGRRNVSEILLDSLKRLEYRGYDSSGIATIEDNNIKICRAVGKIKNLETVIQSEKFSGTLGIGHIRWATHGKPSEENAHPHTDCKNKIVVVHNGIIENYRQLKQQLISEGHKFLSETDTEVVVHLIEKHFSGDILLAVKNAVAYLKGAYALGIISIDNPDVLIGVRYDAPLVVGISENEYFIASDIPAVLSYTKKFIYLADGDIVELKRSGYKIYDVNGNSVDRKINIIDWDSLMAEKAGYKHFMLKEIFEQPQTIEDTFRGRLSVEDISEFFTELGGGLNPEKIREINRVSIVACGTSYHAGLVGKFLFESLSGLYAETDIGSEFRYRELILDDKTLVLAISQSGETADTIAPLREAKKHNTKTLSICNVMGSTITRDASATLYTRCGPEIGVASTKAFTGQLTALYLLAVYFGIVRGKITKEFAIKFIDALVKIPHDISKILAKENELKLIAKRFCKKSHFLYLGRGLNYPIALEGALKLKEISYIHAEGYPAGEMKHGPIALIDENMPVVCIATQGKVYEKVLSNIEEVKAREGIVIALATEDDKLIKAKSDYVFYIPETEEILYPLLNIIPLQLLAYHIGVLRGCDVDQPRNLAKSVTVE